From Bactrocera oleae isolate idBacOlea1 chromosome 4, idBacOlea1, whole genome shotgun sequence:
GTGACAGACGATCGTGGAAATTCTGCTGCGTGTACTTGACTTTACGTGTGTAGAAGGCACGAATACGCGATATCTTATAACCCTTGTGCACAACTGTTGGTGTCTTGCGCTGTGTCTTTGAGAGCATAATATCGATAAAGTCctgccattgttgttgtaaaataaagaaatgtacataaatattagcaAATATGAAATTTCACAATAGATTGTAAACAGACAACAAAAGCGAATGCTAGTGAGGTTATGTGGGAGGTGATTCGCAACTAAGTTCTAAGCACAATCATTTCACTTTTGTTTTGGTAAAAAAgtaagttatatttttacatacctTTGCTGGCGGAACCACCATAATCTTTTTGAAGTTGTACAAACTCattttgttgtgaaaattttattctcttcacaataaaaaattaattttaaatgcgaTTGCGTTGCGTATCAAACACACGCGGTGCAAtgcaaaatgaaaaagaaatgaaTGGCAATGCCGCATAACAGATGTGCCAGCTGTTGGTCGACGCGTTGCCAAGTGTTGTTAGTATTACAATTTTACATACCCAACGGCGCCACCTATATGCTCATAGCTGAGTTATAAGTCAAATGCCAAAGGTCTTCCGTTTATTTAAAAtggtttttgcattttattattttttgtgcgTTTCttgttcattttattaaaaaaaatcttttaaaatgcGGTGAAAGAagtttatgttatatatgtagttTTGGGTGCACAGGTGCCGGCAGTGATAGAGCTTTCATCTAAGTCACTTCTCGATGTATATATTTCGCATATAGAAGGGAGCGCACGCTCACAATTTACCGTTAGCCAAGTGTTCTCGCTGCTCACTGCAATGCAGCTAATATTCCCAAATATGTCACTGAAATTAAgatatttctaatataaaacaaagaaaaaacatttcacCAACAATTACCCGGTACGTGGATGACCCGGCGCCCACGCTGCGTATTGGAAGCAATGCAAGGGCTCACTTTCCATATTTCTATACACAATATTTTCACTGCTGTAGGAGCGATTGAAATGCAGGCCAACATAAGCCAAAGTATGCTGCCGTTCACGCTGTTGCCGTGCTGCCTCATTGTAGCTCCGTAGCAACGCCGCAAAGCCATCCGTGCGCAGTGCTGATGCAACATGCGCCAACATGGCCACACCACCAACATCTGTTGCATTGCGACAATGCCGTGTGGCATTAACGAAACTCGTCGGACTCACTTGCAATTGGAACAAGCCCACTTGTGGTATGCAAGTGTAATTGCGAGTTGCTAAATtgaaaagtgttaaaaatttagaattcaTTGTGTATGGTTGTTGttagtatacacacacacaccgattGGCTCGCCATATAAACTGTAGAAATCGTAGCGACTGTCATTCACCAGACTACGCATCGTGTTATTCTCGGGGCAGGCGAGTATGTGACAATTGAAATGCTGTTCTGGCTGCTGCCAAACGCTTTGCCGATTTTCATTGTTGTGTGTCGAATTTGGACGCGTGACTttgaagtgaaaattttatttttatttaaatttgaatactaaaattcacatttttctttcataCTTTGTTGCAGCCTCGTTAGCAGTATTGCAAAAGCATCACTGCCCTCCACCATCTGCTTGCTTCTTATACGCGTGCCAAAATTAAAAGCCAAACCGCGCGCTAATTTCGCCTCACGCATGCAATCCTCTAAGGTAAATGCATTTTTGTAAGCGATCGCCGGCATGTCTGAGCGTTGACACGTGCGTACGAGactgaattttaatttatccaAATGTGTGCCGCGTGGACATATCGCCTtgttgtgtaaaatttcaagtGTTAACAGCAGCAGTAGCGTCAGTACACGCGCTGATGGCATTCTGTTGCATACTGACATGCGTTATCTGTGTAAAAAGATATATGTGGCGCCTAAAGTGATTTGGAGGTAAAACATATTGCGTGTGTGCCAATCAAGTCAACAAGAAAAGGTTATAATAGTTCTTCTGTCGCTCAACTGTCAACCTTTTTATTAGCATTCAACTTGTTAGAAAGGCCTTTCTGAGAATGGCTACGTCGTAATTAGGTATATGACTATGGCAAGGGACTTTGGAAGGTTACTATTAAATGCTAATTTAGTTATAATGCTATGAcaactaaaacaaaaagtttataattattcttttgaaaaatcgtataaaaaattccaaatttcaaaagcttttgacacgtTCAATCATACAATGATATGGCATTGAAAAATCTAACTCTCTTCAGTGTTAAAGAGGTGGGTCATGAATTATCTGATCTGTCGAcaatcatccgtactatttcgaagTCAGAATTCTAAGCTAAGAAGAATTACACAGAATGTTCCGCAGGGTGGTAGCGGGGAGAGCACTATTATTTAACTTCTATATCTCGAGGCTTCCTCAACCACCAAAAGGAATTTCCAACACCTCATACGTCGATGATTGTACGATATTGAGGTCAGACAAAGGAATTGATGGCATGTGCCCGAAAGTAGACAGCTAGCTCACCAATCTTTCTCGCTTATTTTCTGCAGAAGCCTAATACTCTCCTCCAATAAATCCTAAGCGATCATATTTACGAACTGAACGATGGAGTACAAACTGGATCTTAATATCGCAGTCTCCCATTAAGAAATAGAATGCATTCCTCTCACAGTTTCTGAGAGATGCCTTCATAGAAATCACTCTGGATCATGaaggacgcaactaacttcataTATGCACTGAACGTCATTCGCAGTAGAGTCATTAACACTTTCACCGACTCACTGTGATTGGTGTacttggagtcaaaccaccatcATTGCAAACGAAGAACTTGAGTTGCGAGCCTCTCAAATCTAGAGTGACCTTGGTGCAACTTCGTTCTAGATATTATAGCAGGTTAAACTTCTACCTTTCCAAAATTGACGCcaacataccaaatatatgtcctGCAACGAGTTCCCGCATCTAACCATCTCTTTGCATTTCCAATGAATCCCAGCTCGCTGTGGTCCGATCACGTCGAAACAGCGCGTTTCTTgagcctcccgttagatgattTCGATGACAATTTTCTTGAGCTTTGCCAACCAAACCGGGTCTAGATAAACGCTCCAACCAGAGCAACATTGTTTTTAGAGTTGATATACATAGAAAACTGCGAGCGGAGACTGGAATTAATTAATGACGTTTGAGGGTGAAACTGTACTGCTGAGGCTTATCTTTTTGTTTTAAGTAACGTAACCTCAATAGCATATTAATAAAGAATTTAGTGTTCAGTACTATCGtcgctaaatatttattatggtATCCTCAATAGGTAGAAATcagttatatgtatatcaacTAAGCTAAATATCGGACCAGTTCATGTAactatttagaaaataattgattacattacaacaataaaaacaatatattttctcaCCTTTAGAAATATAGTTTCGAAAGTCCAAGAACGCCAATTTTTCCATCTTAGATCCCTGTTTATCACACAGTGCACTAAAAGCTTTCATAGCCCAAAAATAACTgttcttttataaaataatacaatataactTACGTTTTTTGAGTATCAAAACCAAATATCCACCCATTTATACACAAATCATTTTCTGGACGTTTCAATTTAAGGgcctttattattttcataaattttataagtacatttttatttcattttcacgcCATAACGACACACTTTacattttatgaatttaaaacGCATACATTTTTAGGTTACATCTTCTACTTCTACTTCCCATACTACATAATTggttttaacaaataaattagttCGATTTATATCTGATTTGATAGTTTagttaaatagtaaaaaaaaaatattttaaagtacatacaaagttaaaatattaagatttaAGTTGTAATGACAAGATAGTACGTAGTATACACAATATTCTTCTCATTTCTTCacagtttttttgttgttgtatttcaaATCTTTAATTTGTTGCTTTATGTTAAAAGCCCATAcgaaaagttattaattttagttgttaaaaaattttatttttctaattttttttctttctctaaATCTTCAAAATTCTCGGTTTTcgaatacatacaaaaacaatttcaatataGAGGAGAATaggttaataatttaaatatttatacgttATATTAGAATTAATAGTTAATAGTATCACCTGAGCAGGTTGTGCGCATTCGTTGTACATAcaaattacacaaaaacaaaaagcatacttttgttgtaatatttgacatttttgttGCGGCGCGCCAACCAAGCGTTAAGATTAAGTGTAGCAAATTGACcaccaccaaaaaaaaaattcaagttttaTGAGTACTTTTACTTGCTCCAGCTGAACAAAGGCGCCAAAGAGCAtgcattgcatacttttaggtgttaTACCTTTGCGATATTAAAGGGCAATCCTTCTAAGCTtacatattttgctttcatcaacattttttattctcttctttttttactaattttaccatttaattttttattgcccagtaatatctgcgctgtttacatacatatactgacTGTATTGAagtgtgcttgtgtgtgcgtGAGTGTATATGGTATTgggtatacaatattttataataaatgtaaaGACTTGCTCTGCTAGGAAGCGTGTGCCGTGGCTTACTATAAACTTAAAGTTAATacattcattattttaattaatacattaattaattaattgcatttttatggGCAGCTCGAGTTGGCGCGAAGCAAATTGCagcattagaaaaatattttagttttctttttctttgccTTTCTACACTTTTGCTCTGCGCCTTACACATTTATACGCGAAAAaactattgtttatttttttatttcccatTATTCGTCGTTATTTGTGACCTTAACAACTAAACACAATGACTACTATAGACTGCGCTTATTTGCAGCGGCAGTgtacaaagaaatttttaacttcTCTTACATCAATATTTCGTTTTGCTTTAAAACACTTTTAGTGTTCATGTGTGgtgttgtgtgcgtgtgtaaacagaaaaataaagaaaatctttcaaaaaacaaactttcgaaattttttttttcaaaaattaaaacttttcaaaatttaaaaattttcaatgaaaaaatgttcacaatttaaaaatttttaaatttaaaaattttcaaaagttaaatatttttaaaactaaaaattttcaatataaaaaattattttcaaaaattaaattacaaaattcgcatgaaaataaaaagctctagaaaataaaaattttgcaaaaaaaattaaatatttaattcctAACTCtcaatatatgtaagtgttgacgtgtgtatgtatgtttgtgtatatattttgcatttaacTGCTATGCGAGAACGCTGTATTCGTATAGGGACCACTATAAATGGAGCTGCCCGAATTCGACACACTCTTCGTGCTCCTTCGGGCCATAATGCAGAGTACGGCGGCAACGACGGCCAACATCAATATGAGACCGGCGACTGCTATGGCAATGGCGAAGGTGCGCTGCGACACGCACAACGCATCCTCAAGTGTCTGCGAACATACAAGAAGaacaaaaacagaattaaaatattcaagtgtgttaaaaatgtatgcattaatatttatttacccgctccttgagcactgtatcatcATCGCCTTCGGACACATCCACATTCTCATTCACATACAGACCGGAGTAGACTTCGATGGTGGCCGGTTGGCCGTCTTCGTCTTTGTTATCGTTGTTAGTTTGTCGTTTCGGTCGTTTGCCGCTGCACGTAGGAGgctaaaaagcaacaacaacaacaatataggaAAAGTAAATTCAACCGCTTTGAAGAATCGTAGCGCAAAATCAATTagatttgcaaataaaatacattatgGTAATAATGTGGCAGCACTCACCATTTGGCACTCGGGATCCTGCAGGGCGCACAAATGCACATTGCACTGATAGTACACGGATGTGGTGTAGGGGAACTTGTGTGCCGGGAAAGTAACATTGGCCGCCAAATGATCGCTGGTGTAGTTGAATTGGCCCATAATCTCATTATCCATTGGGCAACTgtgtaaaaatttcagaaaagttataattttagattacatttttaataaaaaacaaaatgtttttaagtattttcgaaattttatttattcaaaaatatattgttttcgaaattttatttattcaaatatatataacttttcgaTACTGTGACTGTTTTTCTaacgaaaataatgaaaaataaatatttaaagcattttttcttgtatatatttttttttttactatttttcgataatttttttacttattttcaaattgtgttaCTAAACTTTTAAACAGTTTTTATGACTTCGTTGATAATTTATTGTcaaaactgttttaaaattatgtgaaaaaggtagttccgaaaatcaaaatacaaaaattgttgtttgaaatatttatatacattagtttttattttattttttcactaaaaTTGCATTGGAAGTATgttctttttcatttgataaatattatatactttcaGCCGCGCAGAATACtctcaattttttcttctcGATTTCAAAAGTTCaaggaaaatattaaactactgtttaattttaaaattataaaacaaaatactcTTGAATTTAGTATACCTTTAGGAGCAATCAGAAAAGCCAAGCTACATAAACgtacttttcaatattttttgagagCGAGAGAAgtattgtaaattaaattttcgtaaCTTTCAACTCAAATTCCTAGAAATTTTATGGAATATcccttttcattttcaaattgtgcTCGGTACCCCTTTTCATTCTttctaacaaataaattttctaacaaaaacaaaatacctaTACTCAAATCTGCTCTCCAgtctcataaaatattttatattactcaCCCATCATCGCCCAACAGCCGTTGCTCACCCCAACCTAAACCGTCACGCACAATACAATCGGCCACATGCAGACCGTACAGCTCCTGTTTGTCAATACTGATGACAATCGTCAGCGGATCACCAATTTTCACATCATCAGCAATTTTATGCTCGGAATTGTAGATTTTCATATGGCAACCGGGCATCGGTATCTCATTGAGACTGTCCTCCTCTTGATTGCCCACATCCACAGCATCATCGCTGTCGTCACCGTCATAGACGTCTTCCTGATCGAAGTCATCGCCTGTGGCACGATACTTATCCAATGAGCGACCATAATCGCGACGATCGCTACCCACCCCCACAGCTGCCGTTTCAGCGCTACGAAACGCTTGCGGCTTTTGCGCATGCTTACCACTGTTCGCTTTGCGCCGTTGTCCATGCTTCTTTTTTGGCGTAGCCGCATCGCGACTCTTATACGAGCAGCGTACATGATAACCACGACCGGCGTCGGTGATGAGTTTCAAATGTGGTTGCAGGACAATGGTATTGAAGAACTCAATGCCGCCGTCATCCTGAAAGTAGAGTGAAAGAATATGTGAAGAGATTAGTttcatgtttatttttaaaaaagaaaaaagaaattaaagtgtattttcttcacttttttattgcataaatttaagaggaaaaaatacatttaagcttttggagaaaaatattgtttattcaATTTGTTTAAGTAATTGATTGCACACCACATTTCTAACACGATTACTTATGTAAGCAATAacttaaacatatttacatattcctcaaatttgcattttcgtataaattttttaaggctGTGCAATAACTCGTCGCTACCTTTTCTCTGTCTCAGACACGCTGCCAGTTTGATTAATATCTAAGTAGCTTTCGAAAGAAGTTGTtgtagctttttatttttttctttttctttttttattaaaaggagAATGCCGCTTATGAACGCTCTCTACCGCACTTCGTTCAGTAAACTCATTCGCCCGACCATTTTCCTTTGCAATTAAGCAATCAATCTTCCGCTTGATgttgttaaatatttgcaaacatttttatttgaaatatttatttttggctaTAAAATTTTGTACCACAACTTTCACAAgtatataacaataatatatatatatatatattttgcaataaattagtTGTTTACTGGCGTTTGATTGCACTATAATGTTGatgatttaaataattccagatatatatttttttttacttttttatatattttttaacatctttACCTAATTTTAGTACAATACGGCTTGATTAGCGCTTATTGTTTCTGCTAGATGATTGATTGAGCAAGGCTGATAgattttataagaattttttcagctgcgtaatacattaaaatattgatattttctgCCAATGGATGACGAAAATTAAAGAGGTTTTTGTCTTATTGGTTGATACTACATTTTGGTTACCCATTTATACAGTTCTTTCATAAATCGCTTATACTGACCGATACATAATGGATGAAATTAATTGGAAGTATTGAAAATTCTTATATTCAGTATATGAAAGcaagagaaaaatatatatagtgtaccgcttttttacatttttttagtgCTGTATATAGCGGCTTTATAAATAGCAACTTTTGTTTTGATATCTTTATTTGTGCTGCAAGTAAATTGTATAAGCCCAAATAAGCTAACCGGATTAAATTTTGATCAAGTGAGTAGTAGATGATGTTTCGACCCGatttgttacattttcaaaCCGTATTAGAATACtattatggaaattttttatatcaaatttcattatatattatGCCCAGTTGGTTGGAATATAAAATGTCTTCTTAAAATGGATAGTGTCTAGCCCCTAATCCTATACTTAAATATACGTCTGATACATAATCCTTACAATAAAATCTTACGCTTCtgactttttatactctcgcaacctgttgctacagagtataatagttttgttcacctaacggttgtttgtatcacctaaaactaatcgagttagatatagggttatatatatacaaatgatcaggatgaagagacgagttgaaatccgggtgactgtctgtccgtccgtccgtctgtccgtccgtctgtccgtctgtccgtccgtccgtgcaagctctaacttgagtaaaaattgagatatctttatgaaacttggtagacatgtttcttggtaccgtgagacggttggtattgcagatgggcgtaatcggatcactgccacgcccacaaaacgccattaatcaaaaacaaataacttgccataactaagctccgcaataagatacaagactgttatttggtacacaggatcacattagggaggggcatctgcagttaaaattttttttaaaaaagtgggcgtggtcccgcctctaataggtttaatgtgcatatctcctaaaccgctaatgctataataacaaaattcactggaagcaaatatttttagcacttctattgacggtgtgaaaatagttgaaatcgggtggcaactccgcccactccccatataacggtactgttaaaaactactaaaagcgcgataaatcaagagccagagtcattaaattttatctctgggatggtatgagatgactttataggaaccgcgttcaaaattagacagtgggcgtggcacagcccacttttaggtgaaaacccatatcttgagatctgcttaaccgatttcaaccaaattcggtgcataacgttcttttcatgtttctatgtcacagtgcaaaaatgggcgaaatcggactacaaccacgcctactttccatataacaccattttaaattccatctgattatttcactttccactatgcaaatcaggcaacaatgactgtatcgggataaaactttgcgtgaataatgcgattaaagtatgccaccttgtggccaaaaattgtctaaatcgaaccaaaactgtttaagcccctaagtactaaatatgtggaccccagtgcctatagttgaccttctaccgaaaatatcagccaatccacaaagaaatctcaaacgagtatactatttgactttgcgagagtataaaatgttcggttacatccgaacttagcccttccttacttgtttaatatatttatgtatttttagtaatttctttttttcgttttttttttcatctcaAATTTTAGTAAGAGGTGatataataaacttattttaCTCTATTTTGCCGAGATAGCTCTAGCAGTGGGTATTATCTGTTCGCTATCGCTTTAGAATGTGGGCGCCAAAAAgtatactaaataaaaattagactGCTAGTATTAAGTGAGGAAGACACACAAATTTGCTTATAttagagaacgtaaatgaataattcattaacattctctgcttataTGCCATTAGTTATATTGTGAAAACTAACGAAAACTACTGTTTTTAATGCCTCGAAATGCCTAAacttaggtgaccatatttttCCCGACAAAATCGGGGACGgttttttagtcatcgattttttccatatggATCCatattcactgaaaatcgcgacatataataggtgagcaagcaacataattttattcaatccattcttttttttttaatttctatgccCCGAACGGCcgggacgcttaactcggaatccgGACTGTCCCGGCCAAACCAGGACTAATAGTTTTAGTTAGTTAGTTTTACTTAAACTAATTGTGTTTATCGGACAAAGTAATTGCAAAATCACTCAATTGGACTAAACTCGCCATATTCTATACCACATAAGTTTATGTAGAATTTTTAGCTTATCTTACCCTTTcccaattatatttaataaattctttttgGCATAAAGTATTAGAAGaaagatatattgtatatatttttaattaaaaactgtatcaagaaaataaatacatatgagtatgtatgtgaGATCAAGTTAATATTTCCAATACACTCCCTAAAAAAGAAGCCttcaaacacatatttttacttattGTTCTATTTCTTTACACAAAAGTACTCATAGCATGGAATTAAACAACTatcattattaaaaagttaatttaccacaaaaatttcaatttaataattatattaaagaaagaaaCCGATCGCCAACAGTTGAGAAACCTTCATATTcatcatatatttaattttttatattgttattattgccaTCAACTACAACCAGCAATTTGCACAATAACGGTTATACACTTCTACTTCCTTATTGCATGCAAATGCAccgtttttcatacaaataacCAACAACCACACTTatgtgtagtgagtgtttgtatgtatgaatgtatattaatgtgtgtgtgtgtgtgtgtgtgtttatgcttGTGCTTCGGCTATCATCGCTCATAtgtaatttgcatttattttcacaTCCATCTTCATTACGTTGCTTGGCTGCATAGAAGAGTAGAAATTATAAAGAATACACACGGTAGAATGGCTTACCTACGTCAAATAATGCCATTAAAATAACGGTGCTTGCTATTCGAGATAATggtaaacaaaagacttaagacacgaacacaaaataaataattgaaatttgcatataatattattctatcattttttatttcattttttggaGTCTATtatattgaaatgaaaaaagagTTTTAAAGCGAATAaaggaatttaattttttgatggtttttttttttgcatattgtttAATTAAACTTCATAAATGTGTAGACAGAAGTCTTATGAAATGCATTTGTGCCTGGAAATgatgattttgtattttttggccCAAAATTTGGCTTTTGAGCCTTTATTGTCTTAGTTTGTGTAATatttgcaagaaaaaaatattttcaaagaaatatttatctAATCCAATATAGTTCTGTCGCTTTGAGCCgaaattttaagatattaaacGGTTTTTAGATTGAAATCATATCATTGgagcaaatatatatacctcCAATAACACTTAAACTCGACAAAAGCGCCATCTATCGGAGTTTTAACTTTCTCCAAAGTTTAAAGACATTTTCCTTCTATATGCACTTTCTAGATTTCAATAAATAGTATAAATTATTGCATAAATCGAGCTGAAAAGTTCTCAAACCACCCTCTCTTTGCGTTAACTTGGTACTTCCTGGAAAACAGCTACAATGATTCACAAATATTCACTGCACACACatgcttataaaatatataagcacATGGGTATTTATGTTATTTGCTCGTTAAGTTAGCATAGTGCTTAGATAGTTAAAGTTTTAGTA
This genomic window contains:
- the LOC106627797 gene encoding uncharacterized protein, with translation MSVCNRMPSARVLTLLLLLTLEILHNKAICPRGTHLDKLKFSLVRTCQRSDMPAIAYKNAFTLEDCMREAKLARGLAFNFGTRIRSKQMVEGSDAFAILLTRLQQITRPNSTHNNENRQSVWQQPEQHFNCHILACPENNTMRSLVNDSRYDFYSLYGEPIATRNYTCIPQVGLFQLQVSPTSFVNATRHCRNATDVGGVAMLAHVASALRTDGFAALLRSYNEAARQQRERQHTLAYVGLHFNRSYSSENIVYRNMESEPLHCFQYAAWAPGHPRTGDIFGNISCIAVSSENTWLTVNCERALPSICEIYTSRSDLDESSITAGTCAPKTTYIT
- the pio gene encoding uncharacterized protein pio isoform X2; translation: MKSFTQLVYAALQIITIATLVTHGAQIPTATKEALSELDATAEASDSISTAKSSIEPTVRIKCLSGSMLITIKDAPLNHETGLFSGMIYPKGLSKNSTCLTEYRDHDGPLRYKLPLRSCNTMPQETDDGGIEFFNTIVLQPHLKLITDAGRGYHVRCSYKSRDAATPKKKHGQRRKANSGKHAQKPQAFRSAETAAVGVGSDRRDYGRSLDKYRATGDDFDQEDVYDGDDSDDAVDVGNQEEDSLNEIPMPGCHMKIYNSEHKIADDVKIGDPLTIVISIDKQELYGLHVADCIVRDGLGWGEQRLLGDDGCPMDNEIMGQFNYTSDHLAANVTFPAHKFPYTTSVYYQCNVHLCALQDPECQMPPTCSGKRPKRQTNNDNKDEDGQPATIEVYSGLYVNENVDVSEGDDDTVLKERTLEDALCVSQRTFAIAIAVAGLILMLAVVAAVLCIMARRSTKSVSNSGSSIYSGPYTNTAFSHSS
- the pio gene encoding uncharacterized protein pio isoform X1, whose protein sequence is MKFLHSPIDSNQFCNRRSCYSIAVCKRCFKQTNMKSFTQLVYAALQIITIATLVTHGAQIPTATKEALSELDATAEASDSISTAKSSIEPTVRIKCLSGSMLITIKDAPLNHETGLFSGMIYPKGLSKNSTCLTEYRDHDGPLRYKLPLRSCNTMPQETDDGGIEFFNTIVLQPHLKLITDAGRGYHVRCSYKSRDAATPKKKHGQRRKANSGKHAQKPQAFRSAETAAVGVGSDRRDYGRSLDKYRATGDDFDQEDVYDGDDSDDAVDVGNQEEDSLNEIPMPGCHMKIYNSEHKIADDVKIGDPLTIVISIDKQELYGLHVADCIVRDGLGWGEQRLLGDDGCPMDNEIMGQFNYTSDHLAANVTFPAHKFPYTTSVYYQCNVHLCALQDPECQMPPTCSGKRPKRQTNNDNKDEDGQPATIEVYSGLYVNENVDVSEGDDDTVLKERTLEDALCVSQRTFAIAIAVAGLILMLAVVAAVLCIMARRSTKSVSNSGSSIYSGPYTNTAFSHSS